TTCCTTGAAGAGCGTGGAGCCACGTTGGGCGTCACCAAGCCGTGGCAATTTTTCTGGGCCTCGGGAGCGCTGTCCAGCGTGCTCGACAACGCGCCCACCTATCTGACCTTCGCGTCGCTGGCCACCGGCGTGGCAGATCACGGCGCCGGCGTGCTGTCCGCCGCCAATCTGGGAACCCTGGCCGCCCACCCCGTCGGCCAGCAATTGCTGGCGGCGGTGGCCTGCGGATCGGTGTTCATGGGCGCCAACACCTATATTGGCAACGGTCCGAACTTCATGGTCAAGGCCATCGCCGAGCAGCACCACGTGCGCATGCCCAGTTTCTTCGGCTACACACTGTGGTCGGGCGCCATCCTCATCCCGCTGTTCGGCTTGGTCGCGCTTTTTTTCTTTTGATCCGGCGCGCGCCCTGGCCCTGTTCCAGTCCAGCTGCCTGACACCCGAACCCCGTTGGGGCTGAATCGCTGGCGGCTCCCAGGAAAAGCTGGCTAACTACCGGCTCCGGTCCCCGCGGGCCGTCAACGATGTTCAACTTCGGACGCAGGATCGTGAGGGTCACCTTCGTCGACCGGATGTCGGGCGCGGTCATCTCGCAGGCGCGCATGCCCGTCGGGCGGCTGCCCGAGACGTTCACCAAGGACACCGTGCTCAAGATGGCGGGCGAGACGTACCTTGTTTCGCGCGCCGAACCTGCAACCAAGGCCGAGTTTTCCGCCTCGAATCAGCTCAAGGTCTTCGTGATCAAGCACCAGCCCTAGTCACTCGCAAATATGTCCCAGGCCACGTTGGGAACCGCCAGGCCGGCAACGGCGGCGCCGTATGGCGTGTGGCGTGCAGGGCGTGGTGACAGACGCGCCCGAGACCGGCGTCCAGCCCTTTCACTCTCCGACCAGATCGCGGACGGTGTTGAGGTACTGCTCTTTCGTCAGCAGCGCATCGGCGATGCGCCCGGCTCGACGCCGTAGTTCCGACAGACACTGGGCGGTGGCATCGAAGGGTAATCGACGATGGCTGATCGGCGTTGACCGACGATCAAACAGCAAGGTTTCTCTCTTTCAACCCATCACTGCCAATGTCCGCTATGATCATGGGAGCAGGCGCCATGAATTCGATTGGACGGTTGCTGGTCGCGTCGCTGATAGTCGGCGCTGGTGGCTTGAGCGCGTGCCGCCAGAGCAACCTGGTCGGCGGTCCTTTGCCGCCACCCGACAACGCTGGCGGCGTGGTGACTTCGTTGCCGACGATCCCCAATCAGGCCTTGATGTACCGGGCCGAGCTGACGGCGCAGCCCAAAGTGATCGACACCGATCAGACCACCGATGCGCCTTTGATGGGCAACGGCGATCTCGGCGTTGCCATCTTCGGCGGCATCGACGCGATGACCTTCAATCTGAACAAGAACGAGTTCTGGTCGCTTGGCGAGGGCCGCGTCAAAGCGATGGAGCGCCTGACGCTGGCCATCCCGGGCATGGTCGGGGCGACTTACGCGATGACCGAGGAACTGGGCCTGGGCGAGATCACCGGAACGTTTTCGGTCGGAGATCGGACGATCACCACGAAGAGCTGGGTCCAGGCCGACGACACCACGGTGAATCGGGTGATCACTCAGCTGACGTTGACCGGCGGTGGCTCGCTGGCGGCCAGCGTCACCCTGGCGATCGGGCACCTCAACACTTACGCCAGTACGACGTCAGCAATGGGCGACGTGCTGTATCGTGACGTGCGGGCCGACGACAGCGACACCATCGGCGCCCAGGCCACCCGCCGCGTGCGTGTCGCGACCCGCACCGTCGGCGCAACCGGAACCGTCGCCAACGACGCGATGACGTTCACCCTGACGTCGAATGCGCCGGTCTGGTTGATCACCGGTGTCATGAGCAACCTGGACGATGCCAATTACCAAAGTCGGGTTTTGGATAGTGTCGCGTCGCTGGGAGCCAATGACGTCACGGCGCTGGAGGCCGCGCATCGTTCCTGGTGGGACCGCTTCTACCGTCAGTCTTTCGTCGAGATCCCCGACAAGGTCCTCGAGAAATTCTTTTATGCGGCGCTTTATCTGTTTGGCAGTGCGTCGCGCGCCGGCGAGCAGGCACCCGGCCTCTGGGCGAACTGGGTGATGCGGGATCCGGCGTGGAACGGCGACTACGGCCTCGACTACAACTACGAGGCGCCGTACTACGCCGTCTTCCCCACCAACCACGTCGAACTGGCGGCCAATTATGACCAGCCAATCATCGATTGGCTTCCGAATGCTCAGGCCGAGGCAACAAAAAACGGTTGGACGGGCGCCTACTACCGCGTGCACATCGGACCGTTGCCCAATGGCAGCGCCGACACGAATGAATGGAACCAGAAATTCAACAATGCCTTCGCCGCCAGCGTGATGATCAGCCACTACTACTCGACGCGCGATCCGGCCTATGCGGCTGGCATTTACGACACGCTGAAACAGATGTCGATCTTCTGGCAGGACTATCTCAAGACCGACGGCGCCCGGTATGTGGTCTACAGCGATCCCCAACAAGAAGGCGGCGCAGATCCGCAGGTAAACGGGTTCATGTCTCTCGGTTTTGTCCGGCTTCTTTTCCAAGGAACAATCGACATCAGCACCGCGCTGGGTCGTGACGCTGACCAAAGGGCGGTCTGGCAAGATCGGATGGCCAACCTTTCCGCGTTCCCGACATTCACCAGAGACGGCAAGACCGTCTTTCGTTACACCGAGGTCGGCCTGGACTGGTATCCGTCGAACGCCGTCGGGATCCATCCGATCTACCCCGCCGGTCAGATCGGCCTTGGCAGCGACCCGGCCCTGCTGTCCACTGCCCAGAACATGGTGGACGAGATGGCGCGATGGAATGACCAAAACGGCACCAATACGTTCTATCCAGCTGCGGCGCGCGTCGGGCACGATCCGATCGACATCCTCATGCACCTGGACACCTGGGTCGGGGGCAACAGCTACCCGAACCTGCACATTCACACCAGCGGCGGTGGAATCGAGAACCTGAATACCGTCCCGTCGACCATCTCCGAGATGCTGTTGCAGTCGTTCCAGGGAAAGTTGCGGCTGTTCGCTGATTGGCCGATCTCATCGGACGCGCGCTTCGGCAACCTGCGTGCGTGGGGCGGATTCCTGGTCGCCAGTCGCCTCACGGGAGGGATCGTCCAGTACGTTCGCATCGCCAGCGAGCAAGGACAGACCGCCATCCTGGTGAATCCGTGGCCGGGCCAGACGCTGCGCCTTTATCGGAACGGTGTTGACGCCGGCACGTTGAGCGGTCCAGAGGTGACGCTGCCGACGGCGAAGGGCGAGGTCTTGACGCTGGCCCGAGACGGTACGACGTACGCAGCGATCGTCCCGAAGCTGTAGCGCGCTTTCAGGAACTGTGCTGGATGCCGACGGAAAACCTTTCAGGGCGTTGCCGCGCCGGTGGCGGCGGAACCGCTCCGGAGACAGGCGGCGCGTCCCACCTGCGCGCGCCGCTTCATCGATCCGTCGCTGGCCAGTGACAACACCCGATCGAAATCGTTGACGGCGCGTGCACAGTCGTTTGCGGCCGCCCGCAGCTCGCCGCGAATCAGGCCCAATTCCAGATCCCGCGCTCCTTCTGACAGTGACAGCTCGTTCAATTTGTTCAATGCAGGGCCGCGCCGTCCAGCCAGGAGGAGCGCATCGATTCTCAGACGGGCTGCCTCCGGGGCCAGCACGCCCGATGAGAACCGCCTTTCGTAGTCGTCCAGGAGAGCGAGCGCCCGGTGGGGATCGCGTTTTTGCCGAAGCGCCACCACGGCGCCTTCGAGGAAGGCACTTCCCCCCCCAGCGGCCGGCCGGCGGCGCGGCGACGGGCTGGTCGTAATCGGTGGCGGGAAGACCGTGGGCGCAGGATCCGGATCTGCGTCCGTCGTGGGGGCCGCCGCTGGTGCTGCGGGCGTGTTGGGTGAAATGATCCGGCTGGGTAAGCGCCGCCGGGTTGGCGATTCCGCCGGCGCCGCCGAGGTGTGCGGCAACAGAGCCAAAATGCGTGGCCAAACCGGCGCCCATCCTCGTGCCGCGGCAACCACACCGCCGCCGAAGAGCATGACGGCGCCGACCACCAGCCAGACGATCGCAGGCGCCCGACGGTGATTGGCAGACGTGGGTCGAATCGATCCATCCAGCCGCACGCGCACGCCAGAAAGCCGCGCCCAGGACACTGTCGTCGGTGGCTTTACGTTTCGCAGCAGCGCGCCGGCGCGTTTTTCGATTGAATCAGGTTCGCCGGGCCGGTCAGGCATGTCTGCGAAGCGCGTCGGGCCGTCTGTCGATTGGCGTTGCCCGGTGGAGTGGTCATCGCTCATCGCGCACCACCTCGGGCCTGTTTCGCCTCCCATGCCAGGAGCTTCCGCAAGAACTGCTTTCTCGCCCGGTGCAACCGCAACCAGACATTGGCCACACTGGTCCCGCTGATGGCGGCGATCTCATCTCCGCTCAGGCCCTGTAATTCGAAAAGGATCAGCACCGTGCGGTGAACTTCGGACAATTCGTCGAGGACCTGGTACGTGAGCGCCTTGGCCTCCTTTTGCTCGATCGCCTCCAGGGGCGAGGCCGACGTCGAGGGAGCGTTCTTCATGGCGTCGGCGCCATCCGCGTCCCCGCCGCCGACCCAGCCGAACCAGCGACGCCATCGCCGCGCCCGGCGGCGGTCAGAGACAACCCGAATTGTGATGGCGTACAGCCAGGCGGGGACGCTGGCATCAGCGCGCAACGTGTGCAACCTCTTGTGCACCACCAGGAAAACCTCGTGGACGACGTCTTCGACTTCGACGTCTCGGCCCGTCAGCCATCCCACCCACCGTGCGACCATCGGCGCGTGAAGGCGATATATCTCGTCAAGCGTTGGCTTCTCGACATGTTTGGACGAGGCGCCGTTCGGCGCCTGCGGGGGCAAATTTTCAGGCCCAGAGGGTGGCGCCCCCCCATTGCCTTGATTGCCGGCCGCCAACACTAAAAGAGGGTTGGTCATAAATGTGCGATCGTCAGATGGGTGAAAATCGCGGT
This Polyangia bacterium DNA region includes the following protein-coding sequences:
- a CDS encoding sigma-70 family RNA polymerase sigma factor translates to MTNPLLVLAAGNQGNGGAPPSGPENLPPQAPNGASSKHVEKPTLDEIYRLHAPMVARWVGWLTGRDVEVEDVVHEVFLVVHKRLHTLRADASVPAWLYAITIRVVSDRRRARRWRRWFGWVGGGDADGADAMKNAPSTSASPLEAIEQKEAKALTYQVLDELSEVHRTVLILFELQGLSGDEIAAISGTSVANVWLRLHRARKQFLRKLLAWEAKQARGGAR